From Nymphaea colorata isolate Beijing-Zhang1983 chromosome 6, ASM883128v2, whole genome shotgun sequence, a single genomic window includes:
- the LOC116256739 gene encoding polyadenylate-binding protein RBP47B'-like isoform X2 has product MDAQQHQWGAVHSHPQPQHHQPTTVEEVRSLWIGDLQYWVDEAYLHSCFAHTGEVVSVKIIRNKITGHPEGYGFVEFVSHAAAERILQTYNGTQMPGTEQCFRMNWASFGIGERRADAGPEHSIFVGDLSPDVTDYLLQETFRAQYPSVRGAKVVTDPNTGRSKGYGFVKFADETERNRALTEMNGVYCSSRPMRISQATPKKTAATQQQYPTAKVAYQVPTYSIPPAQSFPADTDTNNTTIFVGGLEVNVSEDELRHIFGQFGDLVYVKIPPGRGCGFVQFVARNSAEEALQRLQGTMIGQQVVRLSWGRGPTTQSEQSGAWVQQDPNQWAGAYYGYGQGYDPYSYTAAQDPSLYAYGAYSGYAGYPQQVEGVHDMATMASVVQPLEQKEELFDPLAVPDVNKLNAAYLAVHRDAMLGRPLWLKTSSLS; this is encoded by the exons atggATGCTCAGCAGCACCAATGGGGAGCGGTGCATTCACACCCGCAGCCGCAGCATCATCAGCCGACGACAGTGGAGGAGGTGCGGTCTCTCTGGATCGGCGACCTTCAATACTGGGTGGACGAGGCGTACCTCCACAGCTGCTTCGCTCACACCGGCGAG GTTGTCTCAGTGAAGATAATACGCAATAAGATTACTGGTCACCCCGAAGGTTATGGCTTTGTTGAGTTTGTGTCACATGCAGCAGCTGAAAGAATTCTGCAGACATACAATGGGACACAAATGCCTGGAACTGAACAGTGTTTCAGGATGAATTGGGCCTCTTTTGGAATTGGTGAAAGGCGTGCAGATGCAGGACCTGAACATTCCATTTTTGTTGGGGATCTGTCACCTGATGTTACAGATTACTTGTTGCAAGAGACCTTCAGAGCCCAATATCCATCTGTAAGGGGTGCTAAGGTTGTAACAGATCCTAATACTGGTCGTTCAAAGGGTTATGGATTTGTTAAATTTGCTGATGAGACAGAAAGAAATCGTGCATTGACTGAAATGAACGGAGTTTATTGTTCATCTAGGCCAATGCGGATTAGTCAAGCTACTCCAAAGAAGACTGCTGCTACCCAGCAACAGTATCCAACTGCtaaag TTGCATATCAGGTACCAACTTACAGCATTCCACCTGCTCAATCGTTTCCAGCAGACACTGATACCAACAATACAACT ATATTTGTTGGCGGGTTGGAGGTTAATGTTTCAGAAGATGAACTGAGGCATATCTTTGGACAGTTTGGGGATCTTGTTTATGTTAAAATACCTCCAGGAAGAGGATGCGGTTTTGTACAATTTGTTGCAAG GAATTCTGCTGAAGAAGCTTTGCAAAGGTTACAAGGGACAATGATTGGTCAGCAAGTGGTTCGTCTTTCTTGGGGCAGAGGTCCTACAACGCAGTCG GAACAATCTGGTGCTTGGGTTCAACAAGATCCTAACCAATGGGCTGGAGCTTATTATGGTTATGGGCAAGGATATGATCCTTACTCATATACTGCTGCTCAGGATCCTTCTTTATATGCATATGGGGCTTATAGTGGTTATGCTGGCTACCCTCAACAG GTTGAAGGTGTTCATGACATGGCAACGATGGCTAGTGTGGTTCAGCCTCTAGAGCAAAAGGAAGAGCTTTTTGATCCCCTGGCAGTACCTGATGTCAACAA GTTAAATGCGGCTTATCTTGCTGTCCACCGAGATGCCATGTTAGGGAGGCCGTTGTGGTTGAAGACATCTTCACTTTCATAG
- the LOC116256739 gene encoding polyadenylate-binding protein RBP47B'-like isoform X1, with product MDAQQHQWGAVHSHPQPQHHQPTTVEEVRSLWIGDLQYWVDEAYLHSCFAHTGEVVSVKIIRNKITGHPEGYGFVEFVSHAAAERILQTYNGTQMPGTEQCFRMNWASFGIGERRADAGPEHSIFVGDLSPDVTDYLLQETFRAQYPSVRGAKVVTDPNTGRSKGYGFVKFADETERNRALTEMNGVYCSSRPMRISQATPKKTAATQQQYPTAKVAYQVPTYSIPPAQSFPADTDTNNTTQIFVGGLEVNVSEDELRHIFGQFGDLVYVKIPPGRGCGFVQFVARNSAEEALQRLQGTMIGQQVVRLSWGRGPTTQSEQSGAWVQQDPNQWAGAYYGYGQGYDPYSYTAAQDPSLYAYGAYSGYAGYPQQVEGVHDMATMASVVQPLEQKEELFDPLAVPDVNKLNAAYLAVHRDAMLGRPLWLKTSSLS from the exons atggATGCTCAGCAGCACCAATGGGGAGCGGTGCATTCACACCCGCAGCCGCAGCATCATCAGCCGACGACAGTGGAGGAGGTGCGGTCTCTCTGGATCGGCGACCTTCAATACTGGGTGGACGAGGCGTACCTCCACAGCTGCTTCGCTCACACCGGCGAG GTTGTCTCAGTGAAGATAATACGCAATAAGATTACTGGTCACCCCGAAGGTTATGGCTTTGTTGAGTTTGTGTCACATGCAGCAGCTGAAAGAATTCTGCAGACATACAATGGGACACAAATGCCTGGAACTGAACAGTGTTTCAGGATGAATTGGGCCTCTTTTGGAATTGGTGAAAGGCGTGCAGATGCAGGACCTGAACATTCCATTTTTGTTGGGGATCTGTCACCTGATGTTACAGATTACTTGTTGCAAGAGACCTTCAGAGCCCAATATCCATCTGTAAGGGGTGCTAAGGTTGTAACAGATCCTAATACTGGTCGTTCAAAGGGTTATGGATTTGTTAAATTTGCTGATGAGACAGAAAGAAATCGTGCATTGACTGAAATGAACGGAGTTTATTGTTCATCTAGGCCAATGCGGATTAGTCAAGCTACTCCAAAGAAGACTGCTGCTACCCAGCAACAGTATCCAACTGCtaaag TTGCATATCAGGTACCAACTTACAGCATTCCACCTGCTCAATCGTTTCCAGCAGACACTGATACCAACAATACAACT cAGATATTTGTTGGCGGGTTGGAGGTTAATGTTTCAGAAGATGAACTGAGGCATATCTTTGGACAGTTTGGGGATCTTGTTTATGTTAAAATACCTCCAGGAAGAGGATGCGGTTTTGTACAATTTGTTGCAAG GAATTCTGCTGAAGAAGCTTTGCAAAGGTTACAAGGGACAATGATTGGTCAGCAAGTGGTTCGTCTTTCTTGGGGCAGAGGTCCTACAACGCAGTCG GAACAATCTGGTGCTTGGGTTCAACAAGATCCTAACCAATGGGCTGGAGCTTATTATGGTTATGGGCAAGGATATGATCCTTACTCATATACTGCTGCTCAGGATCCTTCTTTATATGCATATGGGGCTTATAGTGGTTATGCTGGCTACCCTCAACAG GTTGAAGGTGTTCATGACATGGCAACGATGGCTAGTGTGGTTCAGCCTCTAGAGCAAAAGGAAGAGCTTTTTGATCCCCTGGCAGTACCTGATGTCAACAA GTTAAATGCGGCTTATCTTGCTGTCCACCGAGATGCCATGTTAGGGAGGCCGTTGTGGTTGAAGACATCTTCACTTTCATAG
- the LOC116256314 gene encoding LOW QUALITY PROTEIN: heat shock 70 kDa protein 8 (The sequence of the model RefSeq protein was modified relative to this genomic sequence to represent the inferred CDS: inserted 1 base in 1 codon) codes for MPSVPRAIDPYPRMPSAGRSTPPLRPCDVRSEMSQQAYTVASDSETTGDDRHFSAAFEPAIGLDIGTSRCSVAVWDGARVELLRNPRNQKMMRSYVMFSHESPSGGVSDEFAHDEQEILSGRAVFNVKRLVGRTDTDPVVHSSKTLPFLVQTMDIGVRPFIAALVNGVWRSTTPEEVLAIFLVELRAMVEVQFKRDVRNVVLTVPVSFSRFQQTRMERACAMAGLHVLRLMPEPTAVALIYAQQQQQAMQGNVGSGSEKVALIFNMGAGYCDVAVTATAGGVSQIKALSGATIGGDDILQNAMRYFVPDLDSFYSGHGIDEIKAMGFLRVASQNAIHALSSHTSTMMDVDMGKRPRLTRSFTRDEFEAINREVFEKCESLVKQCLHDSKLLPEDINDVVLVGGCSQIPTIRSMVLNLCKHTSPYKGIHPLEAAVSGAALEGAVASGITDPFGNLDLLTIQATPFSLGIQVDGTNFEPIVQRNATIPARKEMIFTTMHDNQTQALVIVYEGEAKQVEGNHLLGFFKVGGXPPGPKGSARISVCMDVDASNVLRVLAGVILPEQHGSMPFIEVRMPTIDDGHSWCTDALLKKYGSTLAMASIRKEE; via the exons ATGCCAAGCGTGCCAAGAGCAATCGACCCCTACCCACGTATGCCAAGCGCCGGCAGAAGCACTCCGCCGCTTCGACCTTGTGATGTCCGCTCAG aAATGTCCCAACAAGCATATACAGTGGCGTCTGACAGTGAAACAACTGGTGATGACCGACATTTTTCTGCAGCCTTTGAACCTGCTATAGGACTTGATATTGGAACTTCAAGGTGTAGTGTTGCAGTATGGGATGGTGCACGCGTAGAGCTGCTGAGGAACCCCAGAAATCAGAAAATGATGCGCTCATATGTGATGTTCAGCCATGAGAGTCCTTCGGGGGGTGTGAGCGATGAATTTGCCCATGATGAGCAAGAGATCCTCTCGGGAAGAGCAGTTTTCAATGTCAAACGCTTGGTTGGCAGAACAGATACAGATCCTGTTGTTCATTCAAGCAAGACTCTGCCATTTCTGGTGCAAACCATGGATATTGGTGTTAGGCCCTTTATTGCTGCTCTTGTTAATGGTGTATGGAGGTCAACAACACCAGAAGAGGTCCTTGCAATCTTTCTAGTTGAATTAAGAGCCATGGTGGAGGTTCAATTTAAACGAGATGTGCGCAATGTTGTTTTGACAGTTCCAGTATCTTTTAGCCGTTTCCAGCAGACTCGTATGGAGCGTGCCTGTGCGATGGCTGGTCTTCATGTGCTACGGCTTATGCCAGAACCAACTGCCGTTGCACTTATCTATgcacagcagcagcagcaggctATGCAAGGTAATGTTGGAAGTGGATCCGAGAAAGTTGCCCTTATCTTCAACATGGGTGCAGGTTATTGCGATGTTGCTGTAACAGCTACAGCTGGAGGTGTTTCACAAATAAAAGCTCTATCCGGGGCAACAATAGGTGGTGATGATATATTGCAGAATGCCATGAGGTACTTTGTACCCGACCTGGATAGTTTCTATTCTGGACATGGCATTGATGAGATCAAAGCGATGGGATTTTTAAGGGTTGCATCACAAAATGCTATTCATGCTCTCTCCTCTCATACCAGCACCATGATGGATGTTGATATGGGCAAAAGGCCAAGATTGACCAGGAGCTTTACTCGTGATGAATTTGAAGCAATCAACAGGGAAGTGTTTGAGAAATGTGAAAGCTTGGTAAAGCAGTGTCTGCACGACTCCAAGCTACTCCCAGAGGACATAAATGACGTGGTTCTGGTTGGTGGTTGTTCTCAGATTCCTACGATCAGAAGCATGGTTCTGAATCTGTGCAAGCATACAAGTCCTTATAAGGGGATACATCCATTGGAGGCTGCAGTTTCAGGTGCTGCATTGGAAGGCGCAGTGGCATCAGGAATTACCGATCCCTTTGGCAATTTGGATCTTCTCACCATTCAGGCTACTCCTTTTAGCCTTGGTATTCAAGTGGACGGAACAAATTTTGAGCCAATTGTTCAGCGGAATGCAACCATCCCCGCAAGGAAGGAGATGATTTTCACGACCATGCACGATAATCAAACACAGGCCCTGGTTATTGTTTATGAAGGTGAAGCCAAGCAGGTTGAAGGGAATCATCTCTTAGGTTTCTTCAAAGTTGGTG ATCCCCCTGGCCCAAAAGGGTCTGCTAGAATCAGCGTGTGCATGGATGTGGATGCATCAAACGTATTGCGAGTGCTTGCCGGAGTAATATTACCTGAGCAACATGGCTCTATGCCCTTTATAGAGGTAAGGATGCCGACAATTGATGATGGACATAGTTGGTGTACTGATGCACTTTTGAAGAAGTATGGCTCCACGCTTGCCATGGCATCGATAAGAAAGGAGGAATAA